One part of the Eucalyptus grandis isolate ANBG69807.140 chromosome 10, ASM1654582v1, whole genome shotgun sequence genome encodes these proteins:
- the LOC104422583 gene encoding protein NRT1/ PTR FAMILY 5.8 gives MERRLNKACVLLMVIAGMERFVFKGVASNLVTYLTEVMKMSNSSAAKMVNAWCGLTSLLPLLVAPLADSYWDRYSTVLSFSLFYVVGLVALTSTALESAWHPPSKPDYSPYLFWSLCLISVGLGGYNPSLQAFATDQLDNEEELPRSKDEKKSGKNSSFFQWWYFAICSGSLLGITFMSYIQDTFGWVLGYAIPTGAMIASVAFFSCGNKLCGYKQDANNVGNKPFLIVYKRIRAIASKFKNGAISLPDEESELVELELQEKPLCPHNVGVIENLEKNPKSCRCYVINNGGVLLRLLPIWTMLLMFAVIFNQPATFFTKQGMAMKRNIGSHFDIPPATLQSAITLSIILLMPLYDKMLIPITRLFTHNKEGINVMQRMGIGMFLSVIAMVTAALVETKRLEMIRRAKDAELSIFWLLPQYILLGISDVFTVVGMQEFFYNEVPVRMRTMGFALYTSVFGVGSFLSALMISVIEFFTRGHSWFSDDMSEARLDSYYWILALAASLSLLLYVASCKFFRSRSFVDGEDCT, from the exons ATGGAGAGGAGGCTCAACAAGGCTTGCGTTCTTCTCATGG TGATAGCTGGGATGGAGAGGTTCGTGTTCAAAGGGGTGGCGTCGAATCTGGTGACGTATCTGACGGAGGTGATGAAGATGAGCAACTCGTCGGCGGCGAAAATGGTGAACGCCTGGTGCGGCCTCACCTCGCTGCTCCCTCTGCTGGTGGCCCCGCTCGCCGACTCCTACTGGGACCGCTACTCCACCGTCCTGTCCTTCTCCCTCTTCTACGTCGTG GGACTCGTGGCGTTGACGTCAACCGCATTGGAGTCAGCATGGCACCCACCGAGCAAGCCCGACTACTCTCCGTACCTCTTCTGGTCCCTCTGTTTGATCTCCGTCGGCCTTGGCGGGTACAATCCATCATTGCAGGCATTCGCAACGGATCAACTCGACAATGAAGAGGAGCTGCCTCGCAGCAAGGACGAGAAGAAATCAGGCAAGAACAGCTCGTTCTTTCAATGGTGGTACTTTGCCATTTGTAGTGGCAGCCTCCTGGGGATAACATTCATGTCATACATACAAGACACCTTCGGATGGGTTCTGGGATACGCCATACCGACTGGAGCGATGATTGCATCGGTTGCATTTTTCTCATGCGGAAACAAACTCTGTGGGTACAAACAAGATGCAAATAATGTTGGTAACAAGCCTTTTCTTATCGTATATAAGAGAATCCGAGCGATTGCATCCAAATTCAAGAATGGAGCAATTTCCTTACCAGATGAGGAGTCTGAATTGGTGGAGCTAGA GCTGCAAGAGAAACCTCTTTGTCCTCACAATGTTGGGGTCATCGAGAACTTGGAAAAGAACCCCAAAAGCTGTCGCTGTTATGTGATCAATAACGGGGGAGTACTCCTTCGGTTGCTGCCTATTTGGACGATGCTCCTGATGTTCGCCGTGATCTTCAACCAACCGGCGACCTTCTTTACAAAGCAAGGGATGGCGATGAAGCGGAACATCGGGAGCCACTTCGACATCCCACCAGCGACCCTCCAGAGCGCCATCACGCTATCCATAATCCTCCTAATGCCCCTTTACGACAAAATGCTGATACCGATCACAAGGCTATTCACACACAACAAGGAAGGCATTAACGTAATGCAAAGGATGGGGATCGGGATGTTCCTCTCAGTCATAGCCATGGTGACAGCCGCGCTTGTCGAGACAAAGAGGCTCGAGATGATACGAAGAGCCAAAGACGCCGAATTGAGCATCTTCTGGCTGCTCCCGCAGTACATTCTGCTGGGTATTTCCGACGTTTTCACCGTGGTCGGGATGCAGGAGTTCTTCTACAACGAAGTCCCCGTTAGGATGAGGACCATGGGATTCGCGCTGTACACCAGCGTCTTCGGAGTCGGGAGCTTTTTGAGCGCCCTGATGATCTCGGTGATCGAGTTCTTCACGAGGGGCCACAGCTGGTTCTCCGACGACATGAGCGAAGCCCGCCTAGACAGTTACTACTGGATTCTGGCCTTGGCGGCTTCATTGAGCTTGCTTCTGTACGTAGCATCGTGTAAATTTTTCAGGAGCCGTAGCTTTGTGGACGGCGAGGATTGTACATGA
- the LOC104422584 gene encoding LOW QUALITY PROTEIN: uncharacterized protein LOC104422584 (The sequence of the model RefSeq protein was modified relative to this genomic sequence to represent the inferred CDS: inserted 1 base in 1 codon), with protein MGLFALAVAGGGFISIGALEALAASGSLADRAGGGPSPSPPSPLGPIAPSAARSPPRPGAKAGSASLISLVSVSVLSLLFVANSLISLADAAGSRDRLGSVLQLQVVAVAALFLLYAVAGIVVTLTSSFPLSASLVNVIALFAFVEEFXAYYLQRKDTSGIENRYFDLMLVPIAVCTFSTVLGLKSPKSEFPRLARAVGLVLQGTWFLQMGFSFYTGLVAHGCWLHEKSRGNYTVKCKGHAEYHRARAIATLQFNCHLALLVTVGVGIYSLIAQRNGIRNGIRGDFAKYRPLGEEVQSLGNHEQFTLDSDEDVDDGNREEENVVKPKGAVIELGANGYGSHH; from the exons ATGGGGCTCTTCGCGCTGGCCGTCGCCGGCGGCGGATTCATCTCCATCGGCGCCCTCGAGGCCCTGGCCGCGTCGGGTTCGCTCGCGGACCGGGCCGGCGGCGGCCCCAGCCCCAGCCCGCCCTCGCCCCTCGGCCCGATCGCCCCCTCCGCTGCGCGATCGCCGCCCCGGCCGGGGGCGAAGGCGGGGTCGGCGTCCCTGATCTCGCTCGTCTCGGTCTCCGTCCTCTCGCTCCTGTTCGTGGCCAACTCCCTGATCTCGCTGGCCGACGCGGCGGGGTCCCGCGACCGCCTCGGCTCGGTTCTCCAGCTGCAGGtcgtggcggtggcggcgctGTTCTTGCTGTACGCGGTCGCCGGGATTGTAGTCACTCTGACGAGCTCGTTTCCTTTGAGCGCTTCGCTGGTCAACGTGATCGCTCTGTTCGCTTTCGTGGAGGAGT TGGCGTACTACCTCCAGAGGAAGGACACGAGCGGGATCGAGAACAGGTACTTCGATCTCATGCTCGTGCCCATCGCGGTATGCACGTTCTCCACGGTTCTGGGGTTGAAATCCCCGAAATCGGAGTTCCCGAGATTGGCCCGCGCTGTCGGTTTGGTGCTTCAGGGAACGTGGTTTCTGCAAATGGGGTTTTCCTTTTACACTGGCTTGGTTGCTCACGGGTGTTGGTTGCATGAGAAGAGTAGAGGGAATTACACAGTTAAGTGCAAGGGGCATGCTGAGTATCATAGGGCTAGAGCAATCGCGACGCTGCAGTTTAATTGCCATCTTGCCCTGCTTGTGACGGTAGGGGTCGGGATTTATTCCCTGATTGCGCAGAGGAATGGGATTAGGAATGGGATTCGAGGGGATTTCGCGAAGTACAGGCCCTTAGGGGAAGAAGTTCAGAGTTTGGGCAATCATGAGCAGTTTACTCTGGACTCTGATGAAGATGTTGATGATGGGAACAGGGAAGAGGAGAATGTGGTAAAGCCGAAGGGTGCTGTGATAGAGTTGGGTGCTAATGGATATGGTTCCCATCATTGA